The DNA window gttttccaaatTTATATATTGAATATAACAAAATTAGCATTTCGGCTTGCTAATTCAGTTGGACACAATCGAATAAAAGAGTAATTTTAAAGAAATAAAAGAGACACCACTATTTTCAAGGACGTCATCATGAACTATTATCCTAATTTCGAATATGTTTCTTCTTGGAATAACAGGATCTTCCAGTTAAGTCAACTAGTTAAAATACAGCATATTTATTAATAGATTTTTCCTTCTTCGTCTGATTAATCCGTAGAACTCTACTCAAAGTGACCTGGCTTTGTCAACGCATTGTGCTACCCGGTACGAAAATCACACGAAGCTGGAAACTATAACAAACGCAACGGAAGAACTTGCCATCATGCCACGACACAACATTGATAGATGTTTTGAACCGTTGGTGGCATTGACATTACGTGAAATCATTTCCAATGGGCGGGTAGCCGGTACTCGCgtaattcaaacaaatttaacTCTACCGAATCTATCTAGAGGTGATTGCAGAACGAATTAGGATCGTCTCAGTATGTCGTGTGATGTACAATTGCAACAAAACGGACACAATATTGTATCGaatgaataaaatcaatagTTTGTCAGCCAACATTTTCGGGGACGGGTTATTTTTGTGCCAAACGTCCGGGAATTACTTCGCAAAGCAACAAAAATTTAGCGACGAAGATAAAGGTGCAAATTGAAGGGTCTTGATAGTTGATTGGGATATTTTCGCTTAAAAGTGGCTTACTTGTTACTGTTTTCACATGCTCCGTAGCAACTCTTCTGCCGAAGCCGATGACGACGCAGCAGGTACCGGTAAATCTTCACCACTGTCCGGTGCCGACTCTTCACCGATTCCACTTTCTCCACTATCAGGAGGAGCACCCTCGGCTTCAACACGGTGGTGATGGTTATGGTCTAAGCTAGTAGCACTGTCCGTCAACGGATCGCCCCCCGTAAGGCAAGTGCTGTTTGAACAcatttcaaaaaactttctaGTTACCTCCTCCATCGAGGTGTCCTCCGTCAGCTCGGTTGGGAAGTTGTTCTAAAAAAGAAAGTGAATTTAGTGTTTATTTCACATCTAATCATCCGATAAGTCCTAAACTACCTTAACAACCTGATTATCCTCTCGCAATATCCGCCATTCCTCCAGAATGTTTGAATACTGATCGTAACGTGCCTGGGATCCGATAACCTCATAGATATGAATCAACCCACGGTAGTCGTATTCCAGTCCGGAATACGATTCGCCAAACAGTCGTAAACTAATTTCGATACTTTTCAAGTACAACTCCTCCGCCTCTAGGTGTTTCTGCATATGATAATTGTAAAGCGAGGCGAGATGACCGATCGATAGTCCAACTTCGTAATCGTACGGACCGAGAATGTgtgttttgatttttattgcaCGCTTATGCATCTGTTCGGCATCATCGAACTTCGCCATGGACTGATACAGCCGTCCAAGATTACCGTAATGTTTCGCCGTCTGCACGTTAATCTCCCCGAATGCTTCCAACGACAAATGCAGCGCCGACCGGTGCAATTCCTCCGACTGTTCCAGCAAATTCTTACACCGCTGATAATCGATCGACGATGCCATCGTGTCCAGTGCGATCTCCTCCAGGATCAGGGCCTTCACTCGTTTAGCCGAGGCCAACATCAGATGATTGCATGGCACCAGTTCCTTCATAATATCGATCGCCCGCTCGACGTTGGCCGTGGCCGCGTCGAACTTCCCGGAGCTATACTCCAGCACGTACAAACAATAGGCCAGGTCTTCATGCGCCACGGCCACGTGCAGATTGCGTGATCCGAAAATCCTACAGAGAATCTCGTGCGCCTCGGAGTACACCGCTACACTGTTCGCAATCGAGTCCACGTTCAGCAGGATGAACCCGTAGTCGAGTAAGGCATCGGCGTACTTCTGGTGGTTAGTGCCGAAGCTGGCACGGGCCCGACAGACCGCCTGCTTGATCAGCATGTTGGCCGATTGAAATTGGCGCTTGACGACGCAGGACTTGGCCATCTGTCGCAGGACGTCCACGACGATTCTGGGGAACAAAAAAGAGAGGGGAAATTATCTAATTTGAAACAGCGAATGTGCGGGAATTTTCAACAACTCGTCAAcataatgaaaaatattcacaGCATCACATTCCTTGCCTAATCATGCAAATCTGGACGGAATACCGGTTACTTTCGATCGACCGATCGTTGAGCACCGTTTCtgatcgcaataccattttgcTGCTCTTAACTGTCACTATCAGTTAATTTGATGTAGGTTTGATGGTTATCGTGCGCGACGATTGATTCATTAGCCAATTTCGTACAATTTCATAAAAGAAATGAATTTCTGATTATTAGGTTGCTGGTTAGGCAagcatttcacaaaaatgactCCACCCCTGTCGAGAGGCCTTACGGCAGTTGGTTAGAACTTTGGCCATAGCCGTCGGAAAGAAAGATGTTGGCATATACTTCATCTCTCTGGTTGCCTTATTGATCTCCTTTTCGATTTTAACTACAAAATTCAAGTTCGCCCAAAAATATTTGAAGCTTGGATACATTGGGGAAGTTGCCGTTCTTGGGAACGACTGATATCGTCAAATGCTTCATCTCCTCCAGCGACCGCTTCGCGTAATGTGTCGAGCCCAGTTCTTGCCAAGAAAAGAAGACCGGTTTTGACATCCTTATCTCGCTGATTGTCAGCTTCGAGAGAACTTTCTTGGGGAACTTTGTGTGAGTTGTACTTTACGGCGCAGAACACCTCCTTCCTGGGAGACGTGAAATAGCCAATCCCCTGTCTTTCATTGCCGTCGAGCGTCAGGTATGTCTCGTCATCCATGATCATAACCACGTTGCGCTTCGCAAAGAAGACATCATTGACGAGCACCTTAAGCCGCCTGCGCCGTCGGAAacggcggcccctcgcaagcaaacctgtgatctacCCGTTTGTCCGGATTACTCGAACATAGAATTAGTTCAAGTCCGACGGAGCAACAGCGATATCGGAGAGTACACGACTTGAAGCGATGTGGTACATTAGGCGtaaatgttatttttaaatttttagggaagtataaaataattaattttggaCTTTCAGCAGTAGCACGGCTCAAATTGATACCGAATGGCCTTATTTCTCGCACAGTCTAAAATTGCGACCGTTCCTCTGTACCTTTgatattcaattttgttttaatcgatTAGACTAAATGACTCTTATGCCAAGtggctttatg is part of the Topomyia yanbarensis strain Yona2022 chromosome 1, ASM3024719v1, whole genome shotgun sequence genome and encodes:
- the LOC131692187 gene encoding amyloid protein-binding protein 2-like, with protein sequence MGKEPSSLYDLCLLTYVKNLNHNVASLDRIVELRLLPTAILATVYEQMCNFDSLKDILLVQLTDLDTFNKLIKQTSLKQIMFKCVQTLMTARRPIVTELRTKFCRATTVYYLQNANASNVKNASLESYLGGDGGEGDLTTSGDCSVPPDIWRFVCAFMDQIDNGVRLGSFLSESGWLEESLHVFNITIGMIQLLRTCYMRSLIELNCLQKLLCAQTAFCCFKEASITVAQALNIIDKLTQQHQQQIRQQRCSAVLASTSGGDYAGHPSGSNDNDSLSNIPNSLLANMYHQISVLHFYRSEYDLSYRWSVRALRHVNKHTPDKIVVDVLRQMAKSCVVKRQFQSANMLIKQAVCRARASFGTNHQKYADALLDYGFILLNVDSIANSVAVYSEAHEILCRIFGSRNLHVAVAHEDLAYCLYVLEYSSGKFDAATANVERAIDIMKELVPCNHLMLASAKRVKALILEEIALDTMASSIDYQRCKNLLEQSEELHRSALHLSLEAFGEINVQTAKHYGNLGRLYQSMAKFDDAEQMHKRAIKIKTHILGPYDYEVGLSIGHLASLYNYHMQKHLEAEELYLKSIEISLRLFGESYSGLEYDYRGLIHIYEVIGSQARYDQYSNILEEWRILREDNQVVKNNFPTELTEDTSMEEVTRKFFEMCSNSTCLTGGDPLTDSATSLDHNHHHRVEAEGAPPDSGESGIGEESAPDSGEDLPVPAASSSASAEELLRSM